The DNA segment TGTTACTACTTGTCAAAGATGTCACGGAACTGGACAAGAAGCTGTTATTCAAGATACACCATTTGGAAGAATGCAAAGCCAAAGAACATGTTCGGAATGTCAAGGACGTGGTAAAATTATAAAAGACAAATGTGCTCATTGCTTTGGTAAAGGATATAATAACCGTGAAGTAGAGTACGAAGTAGAGATTCCAGCAGGTATCAGTTCTGGTCAACGTGTTCGCCTTCAAGGTAAAGGTGGTGCAGGAGAAAATGGGGGACCAGCAGGTGATTTATTCATCGAAGTAAGTGTACCTGAGGATTCATATTTCCACAGAGAAGATGATGATATCTACACAAAATTAACATTATCACCAGCACAAGCTGCTTTAGGAACAAAAATAGATGTTCGTACTTTAACAGGAGAGATTGAACTAACTGTTCCAGCAGGAACACAACACGGAAGAAAATTCCGCTTAGCAGGAAAAGGTGTAAAAAATGTTATGGGTTATGGTCAGGGTGATCATTACATCGTAGTATCAATCGAGATTCCTAAAAATCTTTCAACACGTGAAAGAGAACTATATATGGAACTAGCAAAATTGAAAAATGAAAAAG comes from the Gemella morbillorum genome and includes:
- the dnaJ gene encoding molecular chaperone DnaJ, with amino-acid sequence MAKRDYYEVLGLSKGASAAEIKKAYRKLSKQYHPDINKEEGAEEKFKEITEAYEVLSDDNKKAQYDQFGHAAFGNGGQGGFGGAGGFGGGFQGFSGGFDDLGDIFSSFFGGGGGRRNPNAPRQGEDLLHRMHISFEESVFGTKKTIKLRKDVECDHCHGTGAKDSSSVTTCQRCHGTGQEAVIQDTPFGRMQSQRTCSECQGRGKIIKDKCAHCFGKGYNNREVEYEVEIPAGISSGQRVRLQGKGGAGENGGPAGDLFIEVSVPEDSYFHREDDDIYTKLTLSPAQAALGTKIDVRTLTGEIELTVPAGTQHGRKFRLAGKGVKNVMGYGQGDHYIVVSIEIPKNLSTRERELYMELAKLKNEKVNEDESFLDKVSRKAKDLFD